The Thermosipho affectus genomic interval AGTATACCCCATCACCTATCTTCTTAACCATCTTATTCCTCCCCTTCTCATTAAAAGTGGGACATAATGTCCCACTTATTCTTCTACTTCAAATTGGTCTTTGCCTACCCCACATACTGGACATACCCAATCTTCTGGCAATTTCTCAAATGGTGTCCCTGGCTCTACCCCATTGTCTGGATCCCCTACTTCTGGATCATATACATATCCACATACACTACATACGTATCTCTTCATGTTTTCCCCTCC includes:
- the rd gene encoding rubredoxin, with the translated sequence MKRYVCSVCGYVYDPEVGDPDNGVEPGTPFEKLPEDWVCPVCGVGKDQFEVEE